Proteins encoded by one window of Nasonia vitripennis strain AsymCx chromosome 5, Nvit_psr_1.1, whole genome shotgun sequence:
- the LOC100121012 gene encoding CLIP-associating protein 2 isoform X16 — MTDSDVIVANGHRCSHRGLVKYPSIDKKLWDASSSWILQWDNIVKHPGARARGCHCDIHKPPWLYPDLVGKDLDEPDRAIKSAPVKRTPSLLQKKSQFGPAKAPPVPQAQFGNPATVTRVPSVKRNPSFKSASSGQAGAVDEETFLTAFEDVPPVKLFSSKDLEEQMKAIKDIIGDDKKDWKQRTDSMKKLRGIIIAGGMNYDIFPVCLKDLQRPFETACADLRSQVVREVCITLAYLSLQLKNKFASFGETVLPTLMNLIQNSAKVVATAGAVAVRFILQNTHSSRYVPIIVASLNNKSKDIRRATCEYLHLILQSWQTAILQKHVNILQDAIKKGMADSDSEARAFARKSYWAFKEHFPENAEALLNSLDATYKRALMSLSNSGSINSLNAVSKTNTSPRAPRPAMSATGSTENLHHTQGQPHGPLRRTPSLPRSYRQSGIPILQRPTDNHCRVSPGVRSTSAIDLQAAQRAKARMKYAYMNRQKATLPRPNKSPESSSMASPERIARTRTRVSGVSQSQPSSRSGSPSSRLSYATYNRDGESLVPRPKILDHGMRSSGNSREPSPQRFGYDRNSFGSKVRSRNLHMSPTDRPPSRPVMAQKMLQQSREAESALADALTFDSIDSYTRTPKGKGDHSDDSETSSICSERSHDSFRRPSDSFSWSGSQQRLYRDVWDQSIPKDIKEIIDNCGHKHWADRKEGLLGLQHYLASGFTLSATELRKITDIFAKMFMDSHTKVFSLFLDTLNDLIQTHCEDLGDWLYVLCTRLLNKLGTDLLGSIQTKIHKTLEGVRECFTGEQLLPCVMRFLTNPTQTPNSRVKVATLTFITQIAETAEPSALNSSAGPGLARLLDWTNDVKSQDVRRHAQNAVIALYNLNPSQFTMILSELPKYYQEAALPLIQSHLKRSSATSTPASPGTPPPRVPNSPARTKVRVENEGADDSLNPEEVYKSLRRTTAEIQNYGFERLERATTSKDSGISNMADVEERLEGLTLSNSGRSSSVSSPTQRGKTVTNVAVNGSNDTIAGDLILPQENNGYKTHGSSPDSIRGPEVLDNTLKILQAEESQITEKVAALQEFQQYVREGDALYIKQHFKRLLKTLIGSLASDNKEMQIEVLQSLIDMLKCPELAESFSNYAELLVLKVIRAHKYDDQKSDASSSSSNSARTTVLRMAEKCAATVAVILPPEQTIQFASSMMTTEPFPQNMGAIKMLHKVVEHYGREAIEPHLSKVMPGLIKAYDDAESTVRKSAVFCMVAIHAAVGEEALKPHLSSLYGSKLKLLNIYIQRAQQATSQPASPRSNSNKN, encoded by the exons CTCAATTTGGTAATCCAGCGACAGTCACAAGGGTGCCTTCCGTCAAACGAAATCCGTCCTTTAAGTCTGCATCATCAG GTCAAGCTGGTGCAGTGGACGAAGAAACCTTCCTCACGGCGTTCGAGGATGTGCCACCGGTGAAGCTATTCTCCAGCAAGGATCTCGAGGAGCAAATGAAGGCGATTAAGGACATTATAGGCGATGACAAGAAAGACTGGAAACAGAGAACGGATAGC ATGAAAAAACTGCGAGGGATAATAATAGCCGGCGGAATGAACTACGACATATTCCCGGTCTGTCTGAAGGATCTTCAGCGGCCGTTCGAGACGGCCTGCGCGGATCTGCGCTCGCAGGTGGTTCGCGAGGTCTGCATCACCCTCGCCTATCTGAGTCTCCAGCTCAAGAACAAGTTCGCCAGTTTCGGCGAGACCGTTTTGCCGACGTTAATGAACCTCATCCAAAACAGTGCCAAG GTCGTGGCGACGGCTGGTGCAGTGGCGGTGCGTTTTATACTGCAGAACACCCACAGCAGCCGCTACGTGCCAATCATCGTGGCGTCACTGAACAACAAGAGTAAAGACATACGCCGTGCGACCTGCGAGTATCTGCACTTGATTCTGCAGTCCTGGCAGACGGCAATTCTGCAGAAGCACGTGAACATTCTTCAGGACGCGATAAAGAAGGGGATGGCCGACTCAGATTCCGAGGCTAGAGCTTTCGCCAGAAA ATCTTACTGGGCATTCAAAGAGCACTTCCCGGAAAATGCCGAAGCCCTGCTCAACAGTCTCGACGCGACGTACAAACGTGCCCTGATGTCACTGAGCAACAGCGGCAGCATAAACAGCCTGAACGCGGTGTCGAAAACGAATACTAGTCCACGCGCGCCTAGACCTGCCATGAGTGCCACAG GTAGCACGGAAAACTTGCATCATACTCAGGGCCAACCTCATGGCCCGCTCAGACGCACTCCGTCCTTGCCACGATCTTATCGTCAATCTGGGATTCCGATTCTTCAAAGACCTACTGACAATCACT gTCGCGTATCCCCTGGAGTAAGATCAACAAGTGCCATAGATCTCCAAGCTGCTCAAAGAGCCAAAGCTAGAATGAAGTATGCGTACATGAATCGACAGAAGGCTACACTTC CTCGGCCGAATAAATCGCCAGAATCCAGTTCTATGGCCAGTCCCGAAAGAATTGCACGAACAAGAACTCGCGTTTCTGGAGTTTCGCAATCTCAAC CTAGCAGTAGATCTGGTTCACCTTCGTCCAGGTTGAGCTATGCAACGTACAATAGGGATGGTGAATCTCTGGTTCCAAGACCTAAAATATTGGATCATGGAATGCGAAGCTCGGGAAATAGTCGGGAACCTAGTCCGCAACGATTTGGGTATGACAGAAACAGTTTTGGAAGTAAAGTCag GAGTAGGAATTTACACATGTCACCGACGGATAGGCCACCTTCTCGACCTGTTATGGCGCAAAAAATGCTCCAGCAATCGCGCGAAGCTGAATCTGCATTAGCTGATGCTCTTACGTTCGACAGTATTGACAGTTATACCAGAACACCTAAAGGTAAAGGAGATCATAGTGATGACAGTGAAACCAGCAGCATTTGTTCAGAACGCAGTCACGACAGCTTTCGTAGACCGAGCGAt TCATTTTCGTGGAGTGGCTCCCAGCAAAGATTGTATCGAGATGTATGGGATCAATCAATCCCAAAG GATATTAAAGAGATTATCGATAATTGTGGACACAAACACTGGGCTGATCGGAAAGAGGGTTTGCTAGGCCTGCAGCATTATCTTGCCAGTGGATTCACGTTAAGTGCCACAGAGCTACGTAAAATAACtgatatttttgcaaaaatgttCATGGATTCGCATACAAAAGTCTTTAGTTTGTTCCTCGATACTTtgaatgatttgattcaaacTCACTGTGAAGATCTTGGTGATTGGCTCTATGTGTTGTGTACTCGACTTCTTAACAAACTGGGAACGGATTTACTTGGATCAATTCAGACGAAAATTCACAAAACGTTGGAAGGTGTTAGGGAATGCTTTACAGGCGAGCAGTTATTACCATGTGTAATGCGATTCTTAACGAATCCCACTCAAACGCCAAATTCCCGCGTTAAAGTAGCAACTTTGACATTTATAACTCAAATTGCTGAGACTGCTGAACCGTCCGCTTTGAATAGTTCTGCGGGTCCAGGGCTCGCTAGACTGTTAGACTGGACAAACGATGTCAAAAGTCAAGATGTCAGGAGACATGCCCAAAATGCTGTGATCGCCCTTTATAATTTGAATCCATCACAGTTTACAATGATACTTTCAGAACTGCCAAAGTATTATCAG GAAGCTGCACTCCCACTCATTCAAAGTCACTTGAAAAGATCTTCGGCTACGAGTACACCAGCTTCTCCTGGAACACCTCCGCCCAGAGTTCCCAACTCACCAGCGCGTACTAAAGTAAGAGTAGAAAATGAAGGCGCGGATGATAGCTTGAATCCTGAAGAAGTTTACAA ATCTTTACGTCGTACAACGgcggaaattcaaaattatggGTTTGAGCGCCTAGAAAGAGCAACTACCAGCAAAGACAGTGGTATTAGTAATATGGCTGACGTAGAAGAAAGACTGGAGGGTCTTACTCTATCTAACTCG GGACGTTCTTCTTCGGTTTCATCGCCTACACAACGCGGCAAGACCGTTACCAACGTGGCAGTAAACGGTTCAAATGACACTATCGCCGGTGACCTTATACTACCTCAGGAGAATAATGGATATAAAACTCATGGCTCCTCGCCGGATTCAATAAGAGGGCCAGAAGTTCTTGATAACACATTGAAGATACTACAAGCGGAAGAATCGCAAATTACGGAAAAAGTGGCTGCGTTACAAGAATTCCAACAATACGTTCGTGAAGGAGATGCTCTTTATATAAAGCAGCATTTTAA AAGACTGTTAAAAACGTTAATTGGAAGTTTGGCCAGCGATAATAAAGAGATGCAGATTGAAGTGCTCCAGTCCCTCATAGACATGCTAAAGTGCCCTGAATTAGCAGAAAGCTTCTCTAATTACGCAGAGCTCTTAGTTCTGAAAGTAATAAGAGCTCACAAATATGACGATCAAAAGTCTGATgcgagtagcagcagcagtaacAGCGCTAGAACCACG GTGCTCAGAATGGCGGAGAAGTGCGCAGCTACTGTAGCCGTAATTTTGCCACCCGAACAAACGATACAATTCGCTTCATCTATGATGACCACAGAGCCATTCCCACAAAACATGGGTGCAATTAAAATGCTTCACAAAGTAGTGGAACACTATGGCCGGGAGGCGATAGAACCACATCTTTCAAAAGTTATGCCAGGTCTTATAAAG GCCTATGATGATGCCGAATCGACGGTGCGCAAGAGCGCGGTATTCTGCATGGTGGCAATACATGCGGCTGTCGGCGAAGAGGCACTGAAGCCTCATCTGAGCTCCCTGTATGGCAGTAAGCTCAAACTGCTCAACATCTACATTCAACGAGCACAGCAAGCCACGAGCCAGCCGGCGAGTCCTCGTAGTAACAGCAACAAAAACTAA
- the LOC100121012 gene encoding CLIP-associating protein 2 isoform X15, with amino-acid sequence MTDSDVIVANGHRCSHRGLVKYPSIDKKLWDASSSWILQWDNIVKHPGARARGCHCDIHKPPWLYPDLVGKDLDEPDRAIKSAPVKRTPSLLQKKSQFGPAKAPPVPQAQFGNPATVTRVPSVKRNPSFKSASSGQAGAVDEETFLTAFEDVPPVKLFSSKDLEEQMKAIKDIIGDDKKDWKQRTDSMKKLRGIIIAGGMNYDIFPVCLKDLQRPFETACADLRSQVVREVCITLAYLSLQLKNKFASFGETVLPTLMNLIQNSAKVVATAGAVAVRFILQNTHSSRYVPIIVASLNNKSKDIRRATCEYLHLILQSWQTAILQKHVNILQDAIKKGMADSDSEARAFARKSYWAFKEHFPENAEALLNSLDATYKRALMSLSNSGSINSLNAVSKTNTSPRAPRPAMSATGSTENLHHTQGQPHGPLRRTPSLPRSYRQSGIPILQRPTDNHCRVSPGVRSTSAIDLQAAQRAKARMKYAYMNRQKATLHNDHGGQPSRQARPNKSPESSSMASPERIARTRTRVSGVSQSQPSSRSGSPSSRLSYATYNRDGESLVPRPKILDHGMRSSGNSREPSPQRFGYDRNSFGSKVRSRNLHMSPTDRPPSRPVMAQKMLQQSREAESALADALTFDSIDSYTRTPKGKGDHSDDSETSSICSERSHDSFRRPSDSFSWSGSQQRLYRDVWDQSIPKDIKEIIDNCGHKHWADRKEGLLGLQHYLASGFTLSATELRKITDIFAKMFMDSHTKVFSLFLDTLNDLIQTHCEDLGDWLYVLCTRLLNKLGTDLLGSIQTKIHKTLEGVRECFTGEQLLPCVMRFLTNPTQTPNSRVKVATLTFITQIAETAEPSALNSSAGPGLARLLDWTNDVKSQDVRRHAQNAVIALYNLNPSQFTMILSELPKYYQEAALPLIQSHLKRSSATSTPASPGTPPPRVPNSPARTKVRVENEGADDSLNPEEVYKSLRRTTAEIQNYGFERLERATTSKDSGISNMADVEERLEGLTLSNSGRSSSVSSPTQRGKTVTNVAVNGSNDTIAGDLILPQENNGYKTHGSSPDSIRGPEVLDNTLKILQAEESQITEKVAALQEFQQYVREGDALYIKQHFKRLLKTLIGSLASDNKEMQIEVLQSLIDMLKCPELAESFSNYAELLVLKVIRAHKYDDQKSDASSSSSNSARTTVKYPEVLRMAEKCAATVAVILPPEQTIQFASSMMTTEPFPQNMGAIKMLHKVVEHYGREAIEPHLSKVMPGLIKAYDDAESTVRKSAVFCMVAIHAAVGEEALKPHLSSLYGSKLKLLNIYIQRAQQATSQPASPRSNSNKN; translated from the exons CTCAATTTGGTAATCCAGCGACAGTCACAAGGGTGCCTTCCGTCAAACGAAATCCGTCCTTTAAGTCTGCATCATCAG GTCAAGCTGGTGCAGTGGACGAAGAAACCTTCCTCACGGCGTTCGAGGATGTGCCACCGGTGAAGCTATTCTCCAGCAAGGATCTCGAGGAGCAAATGAAGGCGATTAAGGACATTATAGGCGATGACAAGAAAGACTGGAAACAGAGAACGGATAGC ATGAAAAAACTGCGAGGGATAATAATAGCCGGCGGAATGAACTACGACATATTCCCGGTCTGTCTGAAGGATCTTCAGCGGCCGTTCGAGACGGCCTGCGCGGATCTGCGCTCGCAGGTGGTTCGCGAGGTCTGCATCACCCTCGCCTATCTGAGTCTCCAGCTCAAGAACAAGTTCGCCAGTTTCGGCGAGACCGTTTTGCCGACGTTAATGAACCTCATCCAAAACAGTGCCAAG GTCGTGGCGACGGCTGGTGCAGTGGCGGTGCGTTTTATACTGCAGAACACCCACAGCAGCCGCTACGTGCCAATCATCGTGGCGTCACTGAACAACAAGAGTAAAGACATACGCCGTGCGACCTGCGAGTATCTGCACTTGATTCTGCAGTCCTGGCAGACGGCAATTCTGCAGAAGCACGTGAACATTCTTCAGGACGCGATAAAGAAGGGGATGGCCGACTCAGATTCCGAGGCTAGAGCTTTCGCCAGAAA ATCTTACTGGGCATTCAAAGAGCACTTCCCGGAAAATGCCGAAGCCCTGCTCAACAGTCTCGACGCGACGTACAAACGTGCCCTGATGTCACTGAGCAACAGCGGCAGCATAAACAGCCTGAACGCGGTGTCGAAAACGAATACTAGTCCACGCGCGCCTAGACCTGCCATGAGTGCCACAG GTAGCACGGAAAACTTGCATCATACTCAGGGCCAACCTCATGGCCCGCTCAGACGCACTCCGTCCTTGCCACGATCTTATCGTCAATCTGGGATTCCGATTCTTCAAAGACCTACTGACAATCACT gTCGCGTATCCCCTGGAGTAAGATCAACAAGTGCCATAGATCTCCAAGCTGCTCAAAGAGCCAAAGCTAGAATGAAGTATGCGTACATGAATCGACAGAAGGCTACACTTC ATAATGATCATGGTGGTCAACCAAGCAGACAAG CTCGGCCGAATAAATCGCCAGAATCCAGTTCTATGGCCAGTCCCGAAAGAATTGCACGAACAAGAACTCGCGTTTCTGGAGTTTCGCAATCTCAAC CTAGCAGTAGATCTGGTTCACCTTCGTCCAGGTTGAGCTATGCAACGTACAATAGGGATGGTGAATCTCTGGTTCCAAGACCTAAAATATTGGATCATGGAATGCGAAGCTCGGGAAATAGTCGGGAACCTAGTCCGCAACGATTTGGGTATGACAGAAACAGTTTTGGAAGTAAAGTCag GAGTAGGAATTTACACATGTCACCGACGGATAGGCCACCTTCTCGACCTGTTATGGCGCAAAAAATGCTCCAGCAATCGCGCGAAGCTGAATCTGCATTAGCTGATGCTCTTACGTTCGACAGTATTGACAGTTATACCAGAACACCTAAAGGTAAAGGAGATCATAGTGATGACAGTGAAACCAGCAGCATTTGTTCAGAACGCAGTCACGACAGCTTTCGTAGACCGAGCGAt TCATTTTCGTGGAGTGGCTCCCAGCAAAGATTGTATCGAGATGTATGGGATCAATCAATCCCAAAG GATATTAAAGAGATTATCGATAATTGTGGACACAAACACTGGGCTGATCGGAAAGAGGGTTTGCTAGGCCTGCAGCATTATCTTGCCAGTGGATTCACGTTAAGTGCCACAGAGCTACGTAAAATAACtgatatttttgcaaaaatgttCATGGATTCGCATACAAAAGTCTTTAGTTTGTTCCTCGATACTTtgaatgatttgattcaaacTCACTGTGAAGATCTTGGTGATTGGCTCTATGTGTTGTGTACTCGACTTCTTAACAAACTGGGAACGGATTTACTTGGATCAATTCAGACGAAAATTCACAAAACGTTGGAAGGTGTTAGGGAATGCTTTACAGGCGAGCAGTTATTACCATGTGTAATGCGATTCTTAACGAATCCCACTCAAACGCCAAATTCCCGCGTTAAAGTAGCAACTTTGACATTTATAACTCAAATTGCTGAGACTGCTGAACCGTCCGCTTTGAATAGTTCTGCGGGTCCAGGGCTCGCTAGACTGTTAGACTGGACAAACGATGTCAAAAGTCAAGATGTCAGGAGACATGCCCAAAATGCTGTGATCGCCCTTTATAATTTGAATCCATCACAGTTTACAATGATACTTTCAGAACTGCCAAAGTATTATCAG GAAGCTGCACTCCCACTCATTCAAAGTCACTTGAAAAGATCTTCGGCTACGAGTACACCAGCTTCTCCTGGAACACCTCCGCCCAGAGTTCCCAACTCACCAGCGCGTACTAAAGTAAGAGTAGAAAATGAAGGCGCGGATGATAGCTTGAATCCTGAAGAAGTTTACAA ATCTTTACGTCGTACAACGgcggaaattcaaaattatggGTTTGAGCGCCTAGAAAGAGCAACTACCAGCAAAGACAGTGGTATTAGTAATATGGCTGACGTAGAAGAAAGACTGGAGGGTCTTACTCTATCTAACTCG GGACGTTCTTCTTCGGTTTCATCGCCTACACAACGCGGCAAGACCGTTACCAACGTGGCAGTAAACGGTTCAAATGACACTATCGCCGGTGACCTTATACTACCTCAGGAGAATAATGGATATAAAACTCATGGCTCCTCGCCGGATTCAATAAGAGGGCCAGAAGTTCTTGATAACACATTGAAGATACTACAAGCGGAAGAATCGCAAATTACGGAAAAAGTGGCTGCGTTACAAGAATTCCAACAATACGTTCGTGAAGGAGATGCTCTTTATATAAAGCAGCATTTTAA AAGACTGTTAAAAACGTTAATTGGAAGTTTGGCCAGCGATAATAAAGAGATGCAGATTGAAGTGCTCCAGTCCCTCATAGACATGCTAAAGTGCCCTGAATTAGCAGAAAGCTTCTCTAATTACGCAGAGCTCTTAGTTCTGAAAGTAATAAGAGCTCACAAATATGACGATCAAAAGTCTGATgcgagtagcagcagcagtaacAGCGCTAGAACCACGGTAAAATATCCTGAG GTGCTCAGAATGGCGGAGAAGTGCGCAGCTACTGTAGCCGTAATTTTGCCACCCGAACAAACGATACAATTCGCTTCATCTATGATGACCACAGAGCCATTCCCACAAAACATGGGTGCAATTAAAATGCTTCACAAAGTAGTGGAACACTATGGCCGGGAGGCGATAGAACCACATCTTTCAAAAGTTATGCCAGGTCTTATAAAG GCCTATGATGATGCCGAATCGACGGTGCGCAAGAGCGCGGTATTCTGCATGGTGGCAATACATGCGGCTGTCGGCGAAGAGGCACTGAAGCCTCATCTGAGCTCCCTGTATGGCAGTAAGCTCAAACTGCTCAACATCTACATTCAACGAGCACAGCAAGCCACGAGCCAGCCGGCGAGTCCTCGTAGTAACAGCAACAAAAACTAA
- the LOC100121012 gene encoding CLIP-associating protein 1 isoform X18 has protein sequence MTDSDVIVANGHRCSHRGLVKYPSIDKKLWDASSSWILQWDNIVKHPGARARGCHCDIHKPPWLYPDLVGKDLDEPDRAIKSAPVKRTPSLLQKKSQFGPAKAPPVPQGQAGAVDEETFLTAFEDVPPVKLFSSKDLEEQMKAIKDIIGDDKKDWKQRTDSMKKLRGIIIAGGMNYDIFPVCLKDLQRPFETACADLRSQVVREVCITLAYLSLQLKNKFASFGETVLPTLMNLIQNSAKVVATAGAVAVRFILQNTHSSRYVPIIVASLNNKSKDIRRATCEYLHLILQSWQTAILQKHVNILQDAIKKGMADSDSEARAFARKSYWAFKEHFPENAEALLNSLDATYKRALMSLSNSGSINSLNAVSKTNTSPRAPRPAMSATGSTENLHHTQGQPHGPLRRTPSLPRSYRQSGIPILQRPTDNHCRVSPGVRSTSAIDLQAAQRAKARMKYAYMNRQKATLPRPNKSPESSSMASPERIARTRTRVSGVSQSQPSSRSGSPSSRLSYATYNRDGESLVPRPKILDHGMRSSGNSREPSPQRFGYDRNSFGSKVRSRNLHMSPTDRPPSRPVMAQKMLQQSREAESALADALTFDSIDSYTRTPKGKGDHSDDSETSSICSERSHDSFRRPSDDIKEIIDNCGHKHWADRKEGLLGLQHYLASGFTLSATELRKITDIFAKMFMDSHTKVFSLFLDTLNDLIQTHCEDLGDWLYVLCTRLLNKLGTDLLGSIQTKIHKTLEGVRECFTGEQLLPCVMRFLTNPTQTPNSRVKVATLTFITQIAETAEPSALNSSAGPGLARLLDWTNDVKSQDVRRHAQNAVIALYNLNPSQFTMILSELPKYYQEAALPLIQSHLKRSSATSTPASPGTPPPRVPNSPARTKVRVENEGADDSLNPEEVYKSLRRTTAEIQNYGFERLERATTSKDSGISNMADVEERLEGLTLSNSGRSSSVSSPTQRGKTVTNVAVNGSNDTIAGDLILPQENNGYKTHGSSPDSIRGPEVLDNTLKILQAEESQITEKVAALQEFQQYVREGDALYIKQHFKRLLKTLIGSLASDNKEMQIEVLQSLIDMLKCPELAESFSNYAELLVLKVIRAHKYDDQKSDASSSSSNSARTTVLRMAEKCAATVAVILPPEQTIQFASSMMTTEPFPQNMGAIKMLHKVVEHYGREAIEPHLSKVMPGLIKAYDDAESTVRKSAVFCMVAIHAAVGEEALKPHLSSLYGSKLKLLNIYIQRAQQATSQPASPRSNSNKN, from the exons GTCAAGCTGGTGCAGTGGACGAAGAAACCTTCCTCACGGCGTTCGAGGATGTGCCACCGGTGAAGCTATTCTCCAGCAAGGATCTCGAGGAGCAAATGAAGGCGATTAAGGACATTATAGGCGATGACAAGAAAGACTGGAAACAGAGAACGGATAGC ATGAAAAAACTGCGAGGGATAATAATAGCCGGCGGAATGAACTACGACATATTCCCGGTCTGTCTGAAGGATCTTCAGCGGCCGTTCGAGACGGCCTGCGCGGATCTGCGCTCGCAGGTGGTTCGCGAGGTCTGCATCACCCTCGCCTATCTGAGTCTCCAGCTCAAGAACAAGTTCGCCAGTTTCGGCGAGACCGTTTTGCCGACGTTAATGAACCTCATCCAAAACAGTGCCAAG GTCGTGGCGACGGCTGGTGCAGTGGCGGTGCGTTTTATACTGCAGAACACCCACAGCAGCCGCTACGTGCCAATCATCGTGGCGTCACTGAACAACAAGAGTAAAGACATACGCCGTGCGACCTGCGAGTATCTGCACTTGATTCTGCAGTCCTGGCAGACGGCAATTCTGCAGAAGCACGTGAACATTCTTCAGGACGCGATAAAGAAGGGGATGGCCGACTCAGATTCCGAGGCTAGAGCTTTCGCCAGAAA ATCTTACTGGGCATTCAAAGAGCACTTCCCGGAAAATGCCGAAGCCCTGCTCAACAGTCTCGACGCGACGTACAAACGTGCCCTGATGTCACTGAGCAACAGCGGCAGCATAAACAGCCTGAACGCGGTGTCGAAAACGAATACTAGTCCACGCGCGCCTAGACCTGCCATGAGTGCCACAG GTAGCACGGAAAACTTGCATCATACTCAGGGCCAACCTCATGGCCCGCTCAGACGCACTCCGTCCTTGCCACGATCTTATCGTCAATCTGGGATTCCGATTCTTCAAAGACCTACTGACAATCACT gTCGCGTATCCCCTGGAGTAAGATCAACAAGTGCCATAGATCTCCAAGCTGCTCAAAGAGCCAAAGCTAGAATGAAGTATGCGTACATGAATCGACAGAAGGCTACACTTC CTCGGCCGAATAAATCGCCAGAATCCAGTTCTATGGCCAGTCCCGAAAGAATTGCACGAACAAGAACTCGCGTTTCTGGAGTTTCGCAATCTCAAC CTAGCAGTAGATCTGGTTCACCTTCGTCCAGGTTGAGCTATGCAACGTACAATAGGGATGGTGAATCTCTGGTTCCAAGACCTAAAATATTGGATCATGGAATGCGAAGCTCGGGAAATAGTCGGGAACCTAGTCCGCAACGATTTGGGTATGACAGAAACAGTTTTGGAAGTAAAGTCag GAGTAGGAATTTACACATGTCACCGACGGATAGGCCACCTTCTCGACCTGTTATGGCGCAAAAAATGCTCCAGCAATCGCGCGAAGCTGAATCTGCATTAGCTGATGCTCTTACGTTCGACAGTATTGACAGTTATACCAGAACACCTAAAGGTAAAGGAGATCATAGTGATGACAGTGAAACCAGCAGCATTTGTTCAGAACGCAGTCACGACAGCTTTCGTAGACCGAGCGAt GATATTAAAGAGATTATCGATAATTGTGGACACAAACACTGGGCTGATCGGAAAGAGGGTTTGCTAGGCCTGCAGCATTATCTTGCCAGTGGATTCACGTTAAGTGCCACAGAGCTACGTAAAATAACtgatatttttgcaaaaatgttCATGGATTCGCATACAAAAGTCTTTAGTTTGTTCCTCGATACTTtgaatgatttgattcaaacTCACTGTGAAGATCTTGGTGATTGGCTCTATGTGTTGTGTACTCGACTTCTTAACAAACTGGGAACGGATTTACTTGGATCAATTCAGACGAAAATTCACAAAACGTTGGAAGGTGTTAGGGAATGCTTTACAGGCGAGCAGTTATTACCATGTGTAATGCGATTCTTAACGAATCCCACTCAAACGCCAAATTCCCGCGTTAAAGTAGCAACTTTGACATTTATAACTCAAATTGCTGAGACTGCTGAACCGTCCGCTTTGAATAGTTCTGCGGGTCCAGGGCTCGCTAGACTGTTAGACTGGACAAACGATGTCAAAAGTCAAGATGTCAGGAGACATGCCCAAAATGCTGTGATCGCCCTTTATAATTTGAATCCATCACAGTTTACAATGATACTTTCAGAACTGCCAAAGTATTATCAG GAAGCTGCACTCCCACTCATTCAAAGTCACTTGAAAAGATCTTCGGCTACGAGTACACCAGCTTCTCCTGGAACACCTCCGCCCAGAGTTCCCAACTCACCAGCGCGTACTAAAGTAAGAGTAGAAAATGAAGGCGCGGATGATAGCTTGAATCCTGAAGAAGTTTACAA ATCTTTACGTCGTACAACGgcggaaattcaaaattatggGTTTGAGCGCCTAGAAAGAGCAACTACCAGCAAAGACAGTGGTATTAGTAATATGGCTGACGTAGAAGAAAGACTGGAGGGTCTTACTCTATCTAACTCG GGACGTTCTTCTTCGGTTTCATCGCCTACACAACGCGGCAAGACCGTTACCAACGTGGCAGTAAACGGTTCAAATGACACTATCGCCGGTGACCTTATACTACCTCAGGAGAATAATGGATATAAAACTCATGGCTCCTCGCCGGATTCAATAAGAGGGCCAGAAGTTCTTGATAACACATTGAAGATACTACAAGCGGAAGAATCGCAAATTACGGAAAAAGTGGCTGCGTTACAAGAATTCCAACAATACGTTCGTGAAGGAGATGCTCTTTATATAAAGCAGCATTTTAA AAGACTGTTAAAAACGTTAATTGGAAGTTTGGCCAGCGATAATAAAGAGATGCAGATTGAAGTGCTCCAGTCCCTCATAGACATGCTAAAGTGCCCTGAATTAGCAGAAAGCTTCTCTAATTACGCAGAGCTCTTAGTTCTGAAAGTAATAAGAGCTCACAAATATGACGATCAAAAGTCTGATgcgagtagcagcagcagtaacAGCGCTAGAACCACG GTGCTCAGAATGGCGGAGAAGTGCGCAGCTACTGTAGCCGTAATTTTGCCACCCGAACAAACGATACAATTCGCTTCATCTATGATGACCACAGAGCCATTCCCACAAAACATGGGTGCAATTAAAATGCTTCACAAAGTAGTGGAACACTATGGCCGGGAGGCGATAGAACCACATCTTTCAAAAGTTATGCCAGGTCTTATAAAG GCCTATGATGATGCCGAATCGACGGTGCGCAAGAGCGCGGTATTCTGCATGGTGGCAATACATGCGGCTGTCGGCGAAGAGGCACTGAAGCCTCATCTGAGCTCCCTGTATGGCAGTAAGCTCAAACTGCTCAACATCTACATTCAACGAGCACAGCAAGCCACGAGCCAGCCGGCGAGTCCTCGTAGTAACAGCAACAAAAACTAA